In Sphingomonas sp. LR60, the following are encoded in one genomic region:
- a CDS encoding GNAT family N-acetyltransferase, which produces MLIRPASPDDAAAIAALILPEIAAGETYALPRDMDAAAAVAYWCGPDRQTFVLEDEARLLGSYFLCANQAGGGDHVANAGYMVDPAARGRGVARAMANDSFDRARANGFTAMQFNFVVSSNRRAVDLWQALGFDVVGQLPGAFRHPLLGPVDALVMFRKL; this is translated from the coding sequence ATGTTGATCCGGCCCGCTTCACCCGATGACGCGGCGGCGATCGCCGCGCTGATCCTTCCCGAAATCGCGGCCGGCGAAACCTATGCCTTGCCGCGCGACATGGATGCGGCGGCGGCAGTGGCATATTGGTGTGGCCCGGATCGTCAAACCTTTGTTCTCGAAGATGAAGCGCGGCTGCTCGGCAGCTATTTCCTTTGCGCGAATCAGGCCGGTGGCGGCGATCACGTCGCCAATGCCGGCTATATGGTCGACCCGGCTGCACGTGGCCGCGGGGTCGCGCGTGCGATGGCGAACGACTCGTTCGATCGCGCGCGGGCGAATGGCTTCACCGCGATGCAGTTCAATTTCGTGGTGTCGAGCAATCGCCGCGCGGTGGATTTGTGGCAGGCACTTGGGTTCGACGTGGTCGGTCAACTGCCCGGTGCGTTCCGACACCCGCTGCTGGGCCCGGTCGATGCGCTGGTGATGTTCCGCAAATTGTGA
- a CDS encoding DUF6454 family protein, giving the protein MTLALLLLSSLSVAAAPQSNEDGVEGARFREAIALDGEIFHVQGLALQGRRVWITSVDRFTRRGYLHLFNRATGRVVRRVELTDGARYHPGGISVDGHSLWVPVAELRAHSSAVLVEVDTETMRVRRRIPVADHLGCVAAHGRWLVAGNWNSRLLYVIDRDAPTRMRVIPNPSATRYQDIKFANGQLVAGGPRTWWSGTVDWLDWPAMTVRRSIAAGGYTAEGMAIEGRNLFFAPEDGPARLYRSRLENGAAV; this is encoded by the coding sequence ATGACACTCGCCTTGCTGCTGCTGTCCAGCCTGTCGGTCGCCGCTGCGCCACAATCGAACGAGGATGGTGTGGAGGGTGCGCGCTTTCGCGAAGCGATCGCGCTAGATGGCGAGATCTTCCACGTTCAGGGACTGGCGCTGCAAGGGCGGCGCGTGTGGATCACCTCGGTGGATCGCTTCACCCGGCGCGGCTACCTGCACCTGTTCAACCGTGCGACCGGGCGCGTCGTGCGGCGCGTCGAGCTGACCGACGGCGCACGCTATCATCCCGGCGGAATTTCGGTCGACGGGCATTCGCTATGGGTGCCGGTCGCGGAGTTGCGCGCGCACAGCTCGGCAGTGCTGGTCGAGGTGGATACGGAAACGATGCGCGTGCGGCGGCGCATCCCCGTCGCGGATCATCTCGGCTGCGTCGCGGCGCACGGGCGCTGGCTGGTGGCGGGCAATTGGAACAGCCGGTTGTTGTACGTCATCGACCGCGACGCGCCGACGCGGATGCGGGTCATCCCCAATCCGTCGGCGACGCGCTATCAAGACATCAAGTTCGCGAACGGGCAATTGGTCGCGGGCGGCCCGCGGACGTGGTGGAGCGGAACGGTCGACTGGCTCGACTGGCCGGCGATGACGGTACGCCGCTCGATCGCCGCCGGCGGCTACACCGCGGAGGGGATGGCGATCGAAGGCCGCAACCTGTTCTTCGCGCCCGAGGACGGACCGGCGCGCTTGTACCGCTCTCGGCTGGAGAACGGGGCGGCGGTGTAG
- a CDS encoding FMN-binding negative transcriptional regulator, whose amino-acid sequence MYRPPAFREDRRDVLRAAIRAHPLATLVTATEQDIVANVLPFSLEVTARGDVLKAHLARANEQVGYLRAGASALVLFQGPQAYVSPSWYAGKRVHGKVVPTWNYVVVQARGRTRVIDDPSWLVDQLAALTTAAENGQPEPWTVADAPADFIQAQLKGIVGVEIAIDRLEGKWKVSQNRSREDRVAVADGLSAAGRHDMAGLIPLD is encoded by the coding sequence ATGTACCGGCCGCCCGCCTTCCGTGAAGACCGTCGCGACGTGCTCCGTGCCGCGATACGGGCACACCCGTTGGCAACGCTCGTGACGGCGACGGAGCAGGATATCGTCGCGAACGTGCTTCCGTTCAGCCTTGAGGTCACAGCGCGCGGCGACGTGCTCAAAGCGCATCTCGCGCGAGCGAACGAGCAGGTTGGCTATTTGCGTGCGGGCGCGTCGGCACTCGTCCTCTTCCAAGGGCCGCAGGCTTATGTCAGCCCCTCTTGGTATGCGGGCAAGCGCGTCCACGGAAAGGTCGTCCCGACGTGGAATTACGTCGTGGTGCAGGCGCGAGGCAGGACGCGCGTCATCGACGATCCTTCATGGTTGGTCGATCAGCTCGCCGCCTTGACAACCGCAGCGGAGAACGGCCAGCCCGAACCATGGACGGTCGCTGACGCCCCGGCCGACTTCATTCAGGCGCAACTGAAGGGGATCGTCGGGGTCGAAATCGCCATCGATCGTCTCGAAGGCAAATGGAAGGTCAGCCAGAACCGCAGTCGAGAGGATCGCGTCGCTGTCGCCGATGGGCTGAGCGCCGCTGGCCGTCACGACATGGCTGGTCTGATCCCGCTCGATTGA
- a CDS encoding OPT family oligopeptide transporter, with protein MLLGGVITLLFTAANVYLGLKIGLTFATSIPAAVISMAVLRAFRDSTILENNIVQTVASAAGTLAAIIFVLPGLVMIGWWQGFPFVTTATITATGGILGVMFSVPLRRALVVDTVLPFPEGRAAAEVLKVGEESRHGGAESAKGLSAIVASTLAAAGVSILTQTRLIAGEAAQFFRVGAGATGVSAGLSFALLGAGHLIGLSAGLAILLGVVVGWWVVLPILTAAAPQAGDVAAWANGVFRSDVRFFGAGVIGVAAIWTLLRIARPVIGGLRASLTASRGASVAIEERDLPIGVVAAVSLATLVPIAVLLHSIVSGGPLAGHEWALVAGSLLFVAVIGLVIAAVCGYMAGLIGASNSPVSGIGILSVIAAATLLVGLFGRGGEVAQTQALVAYALIVTGIVFGVATISNDNLQDLKTGQLVGATPWKQQVALVIGVCFGSVVVPPVMQLLYTSFGFAGMPGAGPNALAAPQAALISALAQGVLGGNLNWTMIGWGAVAGAAAIVLDEALGRAGRLRLPPLGVGLGIYLPMSATLTVVVGAVIGHFYDKRAEALPDAEAAKRLGVLTATGMIVGESLWNVVFAGIVYESGTETPLALVDGFEGPALIAGTLLFALVTWWLYRRTRRLHAA; from the coding sequence GTGTTGCTGGGTGGTGTCATCACCCTGCTGTTCACCGCCGCCAACGTCTATCTCGGGCTGAAGATCGGTCTGACCTTCGCCACCTCGATCCCAGCCGCGGTGATCTCGATGGCGGTGCTGCGCGCATTTCGCGATTCGACGATCCTCGAGAACAACATCGTCCAGACCGTCGCCTCGGCGGCGGGGACGCTGGCGGCGATCATCTTCGTGCTGCCCGGGCTGGTGATGATCGGTTGGTGGCAGGGCTTTCCGTTCGTCACCACCGCGACGATCACCGCGACTGGCGGCATCCTCGGCGTGATGTTCTCGGTGCCGCTGCGCCGCGCGCTGGTGGTCGATACCGTCTTGCCCTTTCCTGAAGGCCGCGCCGCCGCCGAGGTGCTCAAGGTCGGCGAGGAAAGCCGCCATGGCGGGGCGGAGAGCGCCAAGGGGCTGTCGGCGATCGTCGCGAGCACGCTGGCGGCCGCGGGCGTCTCGATCCTGACGCAGACGCGGCTGATCGCGGGCGAGGCGGCGCAATTCTTCCGGGTCGGCGCGGGCGCGACCGGGGTGAGCGCCGGTCTGTCGTTCGCGCTGCTCGGCGCGGGGCATCTGATCGGATTGTCGGCGGGGCTCGCGATCCTGCTCGGCGTCGTGGTCGGCTGGTGGGTCGTGTTGCCGATCCTGACTGCCGCCGCTCCGCAGGCCGGCGACGTCGCGGCGTGGGCGAACGGGGTGTTCCGCAGCGACGTGCGCTTCTTCGGCGCGGGCGTGATCGGCGTGGCGGCGATCTGGACGCTGCTGCGGATCGCACGACCGGTGATCGGCGGGCTGCGCGCGTCGCTGACCGCATCGCGCGGCGCCAGCGTCGCGATCGAGGAACGCGATCTGCCGATCGGCGTCGTCGCGGCGGTGAGTCTTGCGACCTTGGTGCCGATCGCTGTGCTGCTCCATTCGATCGTGAGCGGCGGGCCGCTTGCGGGGCATGAATGGGCGCTGGTCGCCGGCAGCCTGCTGTTCGTCGCGGTTATCGGGCTCGTGATCGCGGCGGTGTGCGGCTATATGGCGGGGCTGATCGGCGCGTCGAACTCGCCGGTATCGGGGATCGGCATCCTGTCGGTGATCGCCGCCGCGACTTTGCTGGTCGGGCTGTTCGGGCGCGGTGGCGAGGTCGCGCAGACGCAGGCCCTGGTCGCCTATGCGTTGATCGTGACCGGCATCGTATTCGGCGTCGCGACGATCTCGAACGACAATCTGCAGGACCTCAAGACCGGGCAGCTGGTCGGCGCGACGCCGTGGAAGCAGCAGGTCGCGCTGGTGATCGGCGTCTGCTTCGGATCGGTGGTGGTGCCGCCGGTGATGCAGTTGCTCTACACGTCGTTCGGCTTCGCGGGGATGCCGGGCGCGGGGCCGAACGCGCTCGCCGCGCCGCAGGCGGCGCTGATCTCGGCACTGGCGCAGGGCGTGCTGGGGGGCAATCTCAACTGGACGATGATCGGCTGGGGTGCGGTGGCGGGCGCGGCGGCGATCGTGCTCGACGAGGCGCTGGGGCGGGCCGGGCGGCTGCGGCTGCCGCCGCTGGGCGTCGGGCTCGGCATCTATCTGCCGATGAGCGCGACGCTGACCGTGGTGGTCGGCGCGGTGATCGGCCATTTCTATGACAAGCGCGCCGAGGCGCTACCCGACGCCGAGGCGGCGAAGCGGCTGGGCGTGCTGACAGCAACGGGCATGATCGTCGGCGAAAGCCTGTGGAACGTCGTCTTCGCGGGGATCGTCTATGAGAGCGGCACCGAAACGCCGCTGGCGCTGGTCGACGGGTTCGAAGGGCCCGCGCTAATCGCGGGGACGTTGCTGTTCGCGCTGGTCACGTGGTGGCTGTACCGACGCACGCGGCGACTGCACGCGGCATGA
- a CDS encoding OsmC family protein, with product MTRVGLHWTGNRGAGTATYTSYARDHEIAAEGKPVIAGSSDPRFRGDPTRWNPEELLLGAVSACHQLWYLHLCADAGIVVTDYRDEADAVLTLDEDGNGRVTEATLRPRVTIAAGGDAALAAALHDEAQRRCFIARSVAFPVRHVAVIAVAAVCSD from the coding sequence ATGACGCGCGTCGGGCTGCACTGGACCGGCAATCGCGGCGCGGGGACCGCGACCTATACCAGCTATGCGCGCGATCATGAGATTGCGGCCGAGGGGAAGCCGGTGATCGCGGGATCGTCGGACCCGCGCTTCCGTGGCGATCCGACGCGCTGGAACCCGGAAGAGCTGCTGCTCGGCGCGGTCAGCGCCTGCCATCAATTATGGTATCTGCATCTCTGTGCCGATGCCGGGATCGTCGTCACCGACTATCGCGACGAAGCGGATGCGGTGCTGACGCTCGACGAGGACGGCAACGGCCGCGTCACCGAAGCGACGCTGCGCCCGCGCGTGACGATCGCCGCCGGGGGCGATGCCGCGCTCGCCGCGGCGCTTCACGACGAGGCGCAGCGACGCTGCTTCATCGCGCGCTCGGTCGCCTTCCCGGTGCGCCACGTGGCGGTGATTGCGGTCGCCGCGGTATGTTCTGATTAA